One window of Medicago truncatula cultivar Jemalong A17 chromosome 2, MtrunA17r5.0-ANR, whole genome shotgun sequence genomic DNA carries:
- the LOC11426603 gene encoding S-protein homolog 5, which yields MKFVVSVYLILCFASSIFIVMALVQGTHNIFGSDEYYVRVINGFTDNSSVPLVIWCSSEEMDLGGRALQEHDEFSWTMRPNFWSSNYMKCTMKWDSIRKIFDAFEASRDIERCGLHRLCSWRVTQDGFYFSNDEVNWRKDFIW from the coding sequence atgaaatttgtGGTGAGTGTTTACCTTATACTATGTTTTGCTTCTTCCATTTTCATTGTCATGGCCTTGGTACAAGGAACACATAATATTTTTGGCAGTGATGAATATTATGTtcgtgtgattaatggcttcACAGATAATTCCTCAGTTCCTTTGGTCATTTGGTGTTCATCAGAGGAAATGGATCTTGGTGGTCGAGCTTTGCAAGAACATGATGAATTTAGCTGGACCATGAGGCCCAATTTTTGGAGCAGCAACTATATGAAGTGTACAatgaaatgggatagtataagGAAGATTTTTGATGCATTTGAGGCTTCTAGGGACATAGAACGTTGTGGCTTACATAGGTTGTGTTCTTGGAGGGTTACACAAGATgggttttattttagtaatgATGAAGTGAATTGGAGAAAAGATTTCATATGGTGA
- the LOC11417427 gene encoding S-protein homolog 5, giving the protein MQQSQYLFSSDEYYVRVINGFTNNSSVPLVIWCSSDEMDLGSRAMQEHDDFSWIMRPNLWSSNHMKCTMKYDNTRKKFDAFKASRDAERCGTNRICSWRVTQDGFYFSNDEVNWRMDFTW; this is encoded by the coding sequence ATGCAACAATCACAATATTTGTTTAGCAGTGATGAATATTATGTtcgtgtgattaatggcttcACAAACAATTCATCTGTGCCTTTGGTCATTTGGTGTTCATCAGATGAAATGGATCTTGGTAGTCGAGCCATGCAAGAACATGATGATTTCAGCTGGATCATGAGGCCCAATTTGTGGAGTAGCAACCATATGAAGTGTACCATGAAATATGACAACACAAGGAAGAAATTTGATGCGTTTAAGGCTTCTAGGGACGCAGAACGTTGTGGCACAAATAGGATATGTTCTTGGAGGGTTACACAAGATGGATTTTATTTCAGTAATGATGAAGTGAATTGGAGGATGGACTTTACTTGGTGA